From Deinococcus malanensis:
CCAAAAGCCAGCCAGGCACCCACTCCCAGTCCCAACACCCAGTAGGCCACCAGAGACACAAGCATAGGAGCGCGTGTGTCCTGCAGGCCTCGCAGAGCCCCGTTGGCTGTCACCTGGGCGCCGTCCACTGTCTGAAAGAGTGCAGCAATTCCCAGGAAGATGGTTGCCGCAGCTATGACGGACGCATTGGCAGGATTTCCCGTATCGAGAAAGACCCCAAGCACCAGCCGGGGCGCGGCCAGTTCCAGCACTGCAAAGCCCACCATCAGGACCCCCGACACGGCCAGTCCCAGCAGGCCGGCCCAGCGCGCCCGCTGCCACTCGCCAGCCCCGGCTGCCTGACCCACCCGTACACCTGTGGCTGAAGAGATCCCCAGCGGAATCATGAAGATCGCGGTGATGGCCTGCAGGGTCACGTTGTGCGCGGCGAGTACCTCTGGCCCGAAGCGCGCCATCAGGAGGGTGGTGACTGTAAACATGCCCCCCTCGGCACCCAGGGTCAGTCCGATGGGCCAGCCGAGCCGCAGCAGGGCGCCCACTTCCTGACGTACGCCCTGAACCGACACGGCGCCCGCAGCCTGACCCCAGGAGAGCGGCCACAACGCCAGGGCCATACCCCAGGTCGCCAGCACGCTGGTAACCGCCGCACCTGTGAGCCCCAGGCGCGGCAGTGGTCCCCAGCCATAGGCGAGCGCGGGGCTCACCAGGGCTGCAAAGCCGACCCCCAGCAGGCTGATTGCCGTGACCACCCTCGGTTTCCCGGTGCCCTCCAGTGTGCCGCGCAGGGCAATAAAGGCCAGATTGGGCAGCATTCCCAGCGCATAGATCTTCAGGTAGGTGGCCGCCAGATCCGCCCGGATGTCCGGTGGGGCGAACGCCGGCAACCGGGCCGCGACCAGCCACATGACGGGCAGGCAAACCAGTGTCAGCCCCATGGCCAGCCACAGCCCACCTTGCAGAGTCCGCCCGACCGCAGCGATGTCTCCTGCTCCGTGGGCCCGGGCGACCCGGGGCGCCACCGAGAACATGACCCCGATCAGCATGATGAAACCCAGGTAATAGATCGCGTTGGCATAAGCGGCAGCAGCCAACTCCGCCGTTCCCAGCCGACCGATCACAGCTGTGGCAATCAGGGCCAGCGCGTTCGCCGCGAACTGCGACACCACCACAGGCCCAGCCAGGGTCAGCAGAGCCCTCAGTTCGGTGCGGGGGCTGGCGGTCGCGGCGAGAGTCACCGCGCGATTGTAAGCGCCGGGCGGCCGGAACTCAGCGCCAGCGTTCGGGCAGGCCGTACAGGTGCCAGCGGGCATCCACCCGGCGCTGAATCTGTTCGTCCATCACGATCTTGGGTGGCCACTCGCGCACGAAACCTTCCTCCGGCAACTTGCGGGCACCGTCCCAGGCCAGCAGGGTGCCCTCCTGTGAAGTGACGAGTGCCGACACGTCACGCTCGGGGTCCACGTTGTTGAGAATGGTCCACCACACGTCGCCGAGGTCTCTGACATCCGTCTGCTCGTCGCAGATCAGCAGGTGACGGATGCCCACAGCCGCTGGATGTGCGGCAAAGGCTGCTGCCAGTTCCTGGGCCTGCCCGGCCCGGGTCTTGTTCAGGGCCACCAGCCAGTAGCCGTCCGGGGTCTGGCGCTGGGCGAGCACGCCTTCAAACTCGGGCAGGGTGGCCGAAACCTGGGGCGCAAACGATTCAGGACTCACATCCGCGGCCTGGGCATCGCGGCTGCTGACACCGCTCCCGATCTCCTCAGGACGCTTGGTGGTCGCATCAATGACCAGCTTGCCGCCGTATCCCCAGCCACGGCTGGAATGATCCAGCACATCAATGGGCCCGCGTGTGGTCAGCGTGTCGCGTCCGGGCACGGCCTTCCGGCTCACTTCACGCCATACGGCGTCCATGTCGTGCACGGCAACATGCTCGTCGACCACAACGATGACCTTGGCAAACATCATCTGCCCCAGGCCGAACAGACCGTTGGCCACCTTGTACGCCTGTCCTGGAAACTCCTTTTTGATGCTGACCACCACCAGGTTGTGGGCCACCCCGGCCGGCGGCATATGGTAGTCCACGATTTCCGGCAGAATCAGCTGAGCCGCCGGAAGAAACAGCCGCTCGGAGGCCTCGATCAGGTAGGCGTCCTCCATAGGTGGGCGGCCCACGATGGTCGCCGGGTACACCGGGTGCCGGCGCATGGTCACCGCCGTGACATGAAAGCGTGGGTACAGGTCCGGCAGCGTATAGAACCCGGTATGGTCCCCGAACGGCCCCTCGACCACCCAGTCCTCCTGCGGGTCCACATAGCCTTCCAGGATGAATTCCGCGTTGGCGGGCACGTCCAGGTCCACCGTGACGCCCTTGACCACCGGGTAGCGCTGGCCCCGCAGATATCCGGCCAGCGCGAATTCGTCGAGGCCGGGAATCGGCGGCAGGGGCGCGGTGGCCGCATAGATCAGCGCCGGGTCGCCGCCGATGGCCACCGCCACCGGCAACCTCTCCCCTTTCTTCTTTGCCTTCTCCAGATGCCGGGTTCCAGTCTTGTGCCGCTGCCAGTGCATGCCGGTGGTGTTTTTGCCCATGACCTGCATGCGGTACATGCCCATGTTGCGCTCGCCGGTCTCGGGATCCTTGGTGATGACCAGCGGCAGTGTGACGAACGGCCCACCATCCAGAGGCCAGCACTTCAGCACCGGAATGCGGGACAGGTCCACCTCGTCACCGCGCCAGACCACCTCCTGCACCGGGGCCGACCGTACCCGCCGTGGCGGCAGGTTCATGGCGTCGCGCAGCTTGGGAATGTTCCCCAGCATCCCCAGCATGCCGCCGCTGCCTTTGAGGTCAATCAGGTAACGGACCTTGGCCGCCAGGTCATTCAGGTCCTGAACGCCCAGGGCCAGGGCGGTGCGTTCACGGGTGCCCATCAGCCCCATCACGACCGGGAAGTCACTTCCTCGCACCTGCTCAAACACTACGGCCGGTCCGCCGTTTTTCACCAGCCGGTCGGCAATCTCCGTGATCTCCAGTTCGTTGGAGACCGGAACTGAAACCCGCAGCAGTTCGCCGCGCTGCTCCAGCAGACGCATGAAGGACTGAATGTCGGGAAAGGCCATGTCTGGAGTCTAGGGGGAGGCCGGCGGGGCAAGCGTACCCGGGAGGGCCGGCATGAACCCGAGGTGAAGCCCTGAACGACCGTCACTGACGATGAGCACATTGGCAAAGCTATACCTGACAGGGCCGACGGTAAGCTCAGGCCATGGCTTCTCCGATTGACCGCATGCGTGACGCCCTGCAGGCCACCGACCTCGACGGCTGGCTGGTGTATGACTTTCAGGGCCTCAACCTCCATGCCCGCCGGGTGCTGGACCTGCCGAAGGAGGCCTTCCTGACCCGGCGGTTTTTCGTCTGGGTTCCGCGTGAGGGTCAGGCCGTCGTGCTGCACAACCACATCGAGGGTGGCACCTGGGGGGACATTACGCGGGGCTGGGATGTCGAGCGGCGCCCTTTCGGTTCACACGCGGAGCTGGACGCGGCCCTCGCGGCTGTCGTCGGAGGCAGGCGTCTGGCCATGGAATACAGCCCGCGCGGCGCCGTGCCGTATGTCAGCCGGGTAGATGCCGGCACGCTGGAGCGGGTGCGGGCAGCCGGCGCCGCCGATGTGGTCACCAGCGCCGACCTGCTGCAGAGCTTTCTGCGCTGGACCGCCGAGGACCTTGCCGCACACCGGCGCGCCGTGGAGGTCCTGATGCAGGCCAAGGACGACGCCTTCCGCCTGATTCACGAGCGGCTGCAGGCTGGCGAGCCGGTCACCGAGGTCGATGCCCAGGGCGTGATCATGCGCCAGATCGAGGCCGCCGGGATGCAGGCCGGACACGCCGTGAATGTCAGCTTTGGCGTGAACGCCGCCGACAGCCACTACGAACCGGGAGGCAACAAGAACGCCACCCTGCAGGCCGGTGAATGCGTGCTGATCGACCTGTGGGCCCAGGAACCGGGGCGGCCCTTTGCCGACGTGACCTGGGTGGCCTTTGCAGGAGAGCCCCACGAGGAGTACCTGGACGCCTGGACCGCAGTAAGCAGAGCACGGGACGCCACACTGAACCTCCTTCAGGAACGCTTTGTGGCGCAAGGCTGGGGCCAGCTGCAGGGCTGGGAAGGCGACCGGGCCGCGCGCGACGCTATGGGACCAACCTGGGCACCTTACTTCCTGCACCGCACCGGGCACGACCTGGGCGTGCAGATTCACGGCGCCGGCGCCAACCTGGACGATTACGAGACGCGTGATACCCGCACACTGACTCCCGGGCTGGCAGTCACAGTGGAGCCGGGGACCTACCCCGCAGCCCGTGGTTTCGGGATTCGCAGCGAGGTAAATGTCTATCTTTCGCCCGAAGGGCCCGAGATCACCACCCATATCCAGCGCTCTCCCTTCGTCCTGGGCGGTACTCAGCCCTGGTCGGCAGTACGGGCGGCTGGATACGGCGAAGAGTAATCCCAAACCCTGCGTGAGTGTTCCCGAAAGCCAGCCGGCCCGACCTGCCCACCCCGGAGCAGGGCAGGCACGTTAGGCTGAAGGCTATGGCGAATCTCGGCTCCTCCACTGTCATGCTTACTGGCGCGGGCGGCGCCCTCGCCACCGCAATTGCCCAGGAACTTGAAGACGCCGGCGCACAGCTCGTGCTGGTCGGACGCGGCGAGGCCCTGGCCCGCGCCGCCGACCGCTTTCCGGCCACCGAGGTCATTGACGTGGACCTCGCGGACCCGGCCTGTGTCGAACAGCTGCGCCGGGTCAAGGTCGATACCCTGATCCATACCACCGGCGATTACGCCCAGCAGGACGCCCAGAAGGCCACTGACCAGGACCTGCGCGAGATGTTCGACTCCAACATGCTGACGCTGTTTCACGCGGTGCAGGGCGTGCTGCCCGGCATGATCAAGCAGAAAGACGGCCTGATCATGGGCGTCAGTGCCGGCCAGGCCGCACGCCTGAGTGGTCCCAAGGCCGCGCTGTACACCGCTAGCAAGGCTGCTGTGGCTGCCTACGTGCTGAGCGTGCACGACGAACTCAAGGCCAAAGGGGTGCGCGGCATCGTCCTATACCCCATGGGCGCCATCGATACGCCCGAGAACCGCGAAGCCGGACTCAAGTGGGAAGAGACCATCGATCCGCGCGGCCTAGCCAAGAGCGTCGCGCACGCCCTGACCAGACCGGACCGCGCCCACGTGACCGAGCTGAAGGTCTACCCCGACCACTGAGCCCGGTGCCGTCTGCTGCCCGCCCGCTCTGGCCCGGCGGGCCATCTGCTGTGGAGCCGCCAACGACCTGCTGCGCTGAAGACTGGTCTCTTCTTTTCTGTGGATTTCACAGCAAGGACGTGGCGCCCGCCAGCAGCACTCCGCGCCGGAAGGCCCAATCTGCGGTGTTCCGCCGACGGTCTTCCCGCCTTCTGTGCAGCCCCATGAAAGTTAACGGGGGCTGTCATGGCCAACGGTTGGGATCAGGGCCTGATGGGCAAGGCTTACCCGGCAGCGATTGCCCGCGCAAAGCTCCAGAAGGTCCGTGACGAACCTGGCAGACCGGCTGAGGCAGACTGGACTACAGTGCAACACCAACCCACTTCCGCAACGGCTGCCCGGCAGCTTCCCATGGTTCTCCTGCAGGCACATGCCGTGCCTGGTGTCCTTCACCCATGACCTATACCCGAGTCCAGATCCAGAACCGTTCCTATGACTTCCTGCACCAGAACCATGGCCGGCAGGGCTTTGAGCTGATCCTGTTTGTGCCCCCCGTGCGTGGCCTGAGCACCTTGCTGCGCCCTCCCCCCCGTGAAGAGGTCGCCCGCCTGACCGTGCACGCTCCTAATGCCGACGAACTGCTGGTCAATGCGCTGGGCTTCGGCTACGCGCGCATAAGAGTGCGGGTGCGTCATGCCCACCGCGCTCAGGGTGTGGGCAGTTGGCTTCTGGAACAGGGATTCCAGGAAGCCCGTACGCTGAAGCTGGGGCTTGCGGGCGAGTTGCAGGCCCTGCAGCTGGAGCGGGCGCGGGCTTTTTATGTACACCATGGCGCCCGCGTCGTGCCCCGTGCCCTGCATCCCGACCACCCCTGGCTGGTCTGGGACGCGGCGGATCTTCAGCGGCGGGGCTAGAACCTCAGCCTTTCAGGCCACCTGCCAGGCGCTCGAGCAGGGCCACCCCGAAGGCCACGCCCTTCTCGAAGTCCGCCCGGCGGATGTTCTCATTGGGGGCATGGACCCGGCCGCCGATATTGCCAATGCCCAGAGCAACGCACGGCAATCCGCCCAGCGCGTCCATGAAGGGGTGCATGGGTCCGCTTCCCCCACTGCTGGGGTTCACGATGGGCTCGTGGCCGTGTGCCTCGCGGGCTGCTTCCAGACAGGCCCGCACGAAGGGATGGCCTGCATCTGCCCGCGCGGGGTGCTGATGGGCTTCAAGTTCCACGATCTGTATGTCACTCAGGTCCTGGGCATCCAGGTGAGCCCTGAGCAGTTGCAGTACCCGTTCCGGCGTCTGACCCGGCACCAGCCGGAAATCCAGCTTCACGAATCCGTGCGCCGGGAGAACCGTCTTGCTCCCCTCGCCCTGGTAGCCGCCACCCCAGCCGTTGACGTTCAGCACCGGCGCCAGATTCAGGCGGCGGTGGTACTCGCCCGGAGCCGCCAGGGGCCGGGTGATTCCATAGGTGGCCAGGGTCGTCTCGCCCTGACCGGGAACCGCCGCGATGGCCGCCTCGTCTGCTGGCGACACTGGCGTGAGGTCGTCCAGGAACCCGGAAATGGTCACGCGTCCGGTGTCGTCGCGCAGGCTGGCCACCGCGCGCGCGAGGCGGTACAGCGGGTTGTCCACCACCGCCCCCAGGCTGCTGTGCAGGTCGCTGTCCGCCACCTGGGCACGCAGTTCCAGGCACATCACGCCCTTGAGGCCCAGAAAGGCGACCGGGCGGCCATCGTCACTGATGCTGCCAAATTCCCACCAGCAGCCGTCGGCCTGCAGTGAAGCGGCCTGCTCGCGGACCACGCGTTCCAGGCTGGGGCTGCCGACCTCCTCCTCTCCCTCGATCAGCCAGCGGACCCGGACCGGCAGCTGCCCCCCGTGGCGGGCTTTGACGGCGCGCACGGCGGCCAGGCGCGAGGCGAATTCGCCCTTGTCATCCGAGGCGCCGCGGCCGTAGAGCCGCCCATCGCGCTCGGTCAGCTCGAACGGCGGGGTGTTCCACAGGTCCAGGGGATCTTCTGGCTGCACGTCGTAGTGGTTGTAGATCAGCAACGTGGCCGCGGCGTCCGCCGGGCCAGCCTCGGCAATCAGCACCGGCGCCACGTCGCCCGGCACCTCGCGCACCGTGAAGCCTTCGGCTTCCAGCAGGCCGGTGACGAAGGCAGCGGTCTCGGGCAGCATCCGGCCCTGGGCAGAGACGCTCTGGAGCGCCACCAGGGCACGCAGGTCCGAAAGGCCCCGCTCGATGTGAAACGACAGGTCAGCTTGGGTCATGCTCTCCAGCGTACGGGACACATGACGTCACCACCAGCCGGTGACCGGGGCGCCGCACCACCCAGCCGGGTTCAGAACTACGTCTGACCAAGCCGGTGTTGTGCGTCAGGGCCTGAATGGCCCCGCTACACTTCAGCGGCGGAAATCGTGTGGATGGCTCCGGTGCCAGTTCCAGGACGTCTGCACGATTTCCTGCAGGTCAGTAAAACGCGGCTTGAACCCCAGGTCCTTCACGATGCGCGTGGCGTCGGCCACCAGCCGGGGCGGATCGCCGGCGCGGCGCGGCGCCAGTTCGCGCTTGAGGGGCGTGCCGGTCAAGGCGTCCACCGCGTCGAGCACCTCGCGCACGCTGAAACCGTGGCCCAGGCCAACGTTGTAGGTCGCGGCCTGCGTCTGGCCGCTGTGCAGCGCCTCGACTGCCAGCACATGGGCGTCGGCCAGGTCCTGCACGTGAACGTAGTCGCGGATACAGGTGCCGTCGGGGGTGGGGTAGTCGTCCCCGAAGATCATCATCTTCTCGCGCTGGCCCAGGGCAGTCAACGCGGCCAGCTCGATCAGGTGGGTCTTGTTGGCATGCGCCTCGCCGATGTCACCCTCCGGCGCGGCTCCACACACGTTGAAGTAGCGCAGGATCACGTATGGCAGGCCATGCGCGGTGTGAAAGGCGTGGATCATGCGCTCGGTCATCAGCTTGGTCTCGCCGTAGACACTCTCGGGCTGCATGGCGGCGTTTTCGGGAATCGGGACCGCGTCGGTCGTGCCGTACACGGCGGCCGTAGACGAGAACACCAGCGGAATCTTGCGCGTCTCCACGATGGCCTGTAACAGATTCAGGCTGCCCACCACGTTGTTGCGGTAGTAGCGTGCCGGAGCGCGCATGCTCTCGCCCACCTCGATCAGGGCCGCAAAGTGAATCACCGCGTCCGGCTCGTGGGCCTGCAGGGTGCCCCTGACGCCCTCGGCGTCCAACAGGTCCTGCTGCACCAGCGTCACGTCCCCGGGTAGGGCCTCCCGGTGACCGCTGGACAGGTTGTCCAGCACGACAACCTCATGTCCGCTCCGACGCAGCTGCCGGACCGTATGCGAACCGATGTACCCTGCTCCACCCACCACCAGAAGTTTCATGCTGCCCAGGGTACGGCACCCTGCCTGCCATTGACCCTTGCCTGGCTCTTCAGGTTTGAACGCCGCC
This genomic window contains:
- a CDS encoding MATE family efflux transporter, which codes for MTLAATASPRTELRALLTLAGPVVVSQFAANALALIATAVIGRLGTAELAAAAYANAIYYLGFIMLIGVMFSVAPRVARAHGAGDIAAVGRTLQGGLWLAMGLTLVCLPVMWLVAARLPAFAPPDIRADLAATYLKIYALGMLPNLAFIALRGTLEGTGKPRVVTAISLLGVGFAALVSPALAYGWGPLPRLGLTGAAVTSVLATWGMALALWPLSWGQAAGAVSVQGVRQEVGALLRLGWPIGLTLGAEGGMFTVTTLLMARFGPEVLAAHNVTLQAITAIFMIPLGISSATGVRVGQAAGAGEWQRARWAGLLGLAVSGVLMVGFAVLELAAPRLVLGVFLDTGNPANASVIAAATIFLGIAALFQTVDGAQVTANGALRGLQDTRAPMLVSLVAYWVLGLGVGAWLAFGLELGGRGLWFGLTAGLTFAAVALVWRFLILTSRPR
- a CDS encoding M20/M25/M40 family metallo-hydrolase — encoded protein: MTQADLSFHIERGLSDLRALVALQSVSAQGRMLPETAAFVTGLLEAEGFTVREVPGDVAPVLIAEAGPADAAATLLIYNHYDVQPEDPLDLWNTPPFELTERDGRLYGRGASDDKGEFASRLAAVRAVKARHGGQLPVRVRWLIEGEEEVGSPSLERVVREQAASLQADGCWWEFGSISDDGRPVAFLGLKGVMCLELRAQVADSDLHSSLGAVVDNPLYRLARAVASLRDDTGRVTISGFLDDLTPVSPADEAAIAAVPGQGETTLATYGITRPLAAPGEYHRRLNLAPVLNVNGWGGGYQGEGSKTVLPAHGFVKLDFRLVPGQTPERVLQLLRAHLDAQDLSDIQIVELEAHQHPARADAGHPFVRACLEAAREAHGHEPIVNPSSGGSGPMHPFMDALGGLPCVALGIGNIGGRVHAPNENIRRADFEKGVAFGVALLERLAGGLKG
- the galE gene encoding UDP-glucose 4-epimerase GalE, which translates into the protein MKLLVVGGAGYIGSHTVRQLRRSGHEVVVLDNLSSGHREALPGDVTLVQQDLLDAEGVRGTLQAHEPDAVIHFAALIEVGESMRAPARYYRNNVVGSLNLLQAIVETRKIPLVFSSTAAVYGTTDAVPIPENAAMQPESVYGETKLMTERMIHAFHTAHGLPYVILRYFNVCGAAPEGDIGEAHANKTHLIELAALTALGQREKMMIFGDDYPTPDGTCIRDYVHVQDLADAHVLAVEALHSGQTQAATYNVGLGHGFSVREVLDAVDALTGTPLKRELAPRRAGDPPRLVADATRIVKDLGFKPRFTDLQEIVQTSWNWHRSHPHDFRR
- a CDS encoding menaquinone biosynthesis decarboxylase gives rise to the protein MAFPDIQSFMRLLEQRGELLRVSVPVSNELEITEIADRLVKNGGPAVVFEQVRGSDFPVVMGLMGTRERTALALGVQDLNDLAAKVRYLIDLKGSGGMLGMLGNIPKLRDAMNLPPRRVRSAPVQEVVWRGDEVDLSRIPVLKCWPLDGGPFVTLPLVITKDPETGERNMGMYRMQVMGKNTTGMHWQRHKTGTRHLEKAKKKGERLPVAVAIGGDPALIYAATAPLPPIPGLDEFALAGYLRGQRYPVVKGVTVDLDVPANAEFILEGYVDPQEDWVVEGPFGDHTGFYTLPDLYPRFHVTAVTMRRHPVYPATIVGRPPMEDAYLIEASERLFLPAAQLILPEIVDYHMPPAGVAHNLVVVSIKKEFPGQAYKVANGLFGLGQMMFAKVIVVVDEHVAVHDMDAVWREVSRKAVPGRDTLTTRGPIDVLDHSSRGWGYGGKLVIDATTKRPEEIGSGVSSRDAQAADVSPESFAPQVSATLPEFEGVLAQRQTPDGYWLVALNKTRAGQAQELAAAFAAHPAAVGIRHLLICDEQTDVRDLGDVWWTILNNVDPERDVSALVTSQEGTLLAWDGARKLPEEGFVREWPPKIVMDEQIQRRVDARWHLYGLPERWR
- a CDS encoding GNAT family N-acetyltransferase codes for the protein MTYTRVQIQNRSYDFLHQNHGRQGFELILFVPPVRGLSTLLRPPPREEVARLTVHAPNADELLVNALGFGYARIRVRVRHAHRAQGVGSWLLEQGFQEARTLKLGLAGELQALQLERARAFYVHHGARVVPRALHPDHPWLVWDAADLQRRG
- a CDS encoding M24 family metallopeptidase, which produces MASPIDRMRDALQATDLDGWLVYDFQGLNLHARRVLDLPKEAFLTRRFFVWVPREGQAVVLHNHIEGGTWGDITRGWDVERRPFGSHAELDAALAAVVGGRRLAMEYSPRGAVPYVSRVDAGTLERVRAAGAADVVTSADLLQSFLRWTAEDLAAHRRAVEVLMQAKDDAFRLIHERLQAGEPVTEVDAQGVIMRQIEAAGMQAGHAVNVSFGVNAADSHYEPGGNKNATLQAGECVLIDLWAQEPGRPFADVTWVAFAGEPHEEYLDAWTAVSRARDATLNLLQERFVAQGWGQLQGWEGDRAARDAMGPTWAPYFLHRTGHDLGVQIHGAGANLDDYETRDTRTLTPGLAVTVEPGTYPAARGFGIRSEVNVYLSPEGPEITTHIQRSPFVLGGTQPWSAVRAAGYGEE
- a CDS encoding SDR family oxidoreductase, with protein sequence MANLGSSTVMLTGAGGALATAIAQELEDAGAQLVLVGRGEALARAADRFPATEVIDVDLADPACVEQLRRVKVDTLIHTTGDYAQQDAQKATDQDLREMFDSNMLTLFHAVQGVLPGMIKQKDGLIMGVSAGQAARLSGPKAALYTASKAAVAAYVLSVHDELKAKGVRGIVLYPMGAIDTPENREAGLKWEETIDPRGLAKSVAHALTRPDRAHVTELKVYPDH